The Herbaspirillum sp. DW155 genomic interval AACGGCGCGCGCCTGCGGCGTTTCGAGGCGGTGCTGGTGATCGGTGCCGATGCGGCGCATCTGCCTTCACCTCCGCAGGAAACCCTGTTCTTCTCCAATGCCGTGCGTCGCGAACTGAACCTGGCCACGCGCGCCACGCGCCAGCGCCAGCAGTTGCGCGACCTCACCGAATTGCTGTGCGTGAATCCGGAAGTGGTGCTGTGCTGGCAGACCCATCAGGACGGCGAACCCAATCCGCTCAGCCCCTGGATCGAACGTCTGGAACTGAAACTGGCGCAGCAGGGCGCAGCGCCCCTGCGTCGCATCGAACTGCCGCCGCCGGTGAAGCAGTTGCGCGCGCTGCCCTCGTTCATGCCTGCGCCCAGTGCGCCGGAGCTGTTGCCGCCCACGTTGTCGGCCAGCGGTTTCGGCAGCTTCCTCGCGTGCCCGTATCAGTTCTTTGCCCAGCGCATGCTGCGCGTGGCCGTCATGGACGAGCTTTCGGACATGCCCGAGAAACGCGACTACGGCAGCTGGCTGCACGAAATTCTTTACAGATATCACGCCCACCTGCGCGACAACGAGACCCCGCTGCCGGCCCGCGCGCCGCTGCTGGCGCGGCTTTCCGACGAGGTGTTCGAGCGCGAGATGCAGCGCCATCCCGCCGCGCTGGCCTTCCATGCGCGCTGGCAGAAGGTGATGCCGGCCTACCTGTTGTGGGCCAATGAACGCGAAGCCGAGGGCTGGCAATTTGCCTTCGGTGAACAATCGCAGTCCCATGCATTGCGCTGGGAAGATGGCGGCATCGAGCTGTATGGGCGACTCGATCGTGTCGATCGCAATGACCAGGGCGAGCGCGCCGTACTGGACTACAAGACCCGCACGGCCGCCAGCCTCAGGCAAAAGGTCAAGGAAGACGACGACCATCAGCTGGCCTTCTACGGCCTGTTGGCCGGTGGCAGCGTGGACCACGCCCACTACGTCGCCCTCGAACTGGGCGCCGACAAGAAAACCGGCGACGTCGCCGCTCCCGATTTCGTACGCAGACAGAAGATGCTCCAGCAACAGATCACCACCACCATGCAGGCCGTGGCCCACGGCGCAGCCCTGCCGGCCAATGGCATCGAATCGGTCTGCCAGTATTGCGAGATGCGCGGCCTGTGCCGCAAGGGAGCCTGGCTGTGAGCGCCGCCGACAAGCAACCGGCGGCCTACGAGGTCAATGGCGAGGCGGTCGAGGCCGCCGTCTTCACGCGCGCAGCCTGCGACCCGCGCCATTCGGTGGTGGTCGAAGCCTGCGCCGGCAGCGGCAAGACCTGGCTGCTGGTGGCGCGCATGTTGCGCCTGTTGCTGGCGGGCGCGCAGGCCCCGGAACTGCTGGCCATCACCTTCACCCGCAAGGCCGCGCAGGAAATGCGCGAACGCCTGCTCGAATTGCTGCACGAACTGGCCCTGGCCAATGATGCCGACGCCGCCACGCTGTTGCGCGAACGCGGCGTGGCCGAGGCTGACCTGCCCCGGCTGTTGCCACTGGCGCGCGGGCTGTATGAACGCATCCTCTCCTCCGAGCAGAGCCTGTCCATCGATACCTTCCACAGCTGGTTCGCACGCCTGCTGCAGATCGCGCCGCTGGCCTCGGGCGTGCCGCACGGTTATACCCTGACGGAAAAAAACGGCGAGCTGCTCGATGAAGCCTATCGCCGCTTCATGCAGAAACTGGCCGATCCCGATGGCGCGCCCATCAAGGCGGCCTTGCTGGAACTCTACGAACTGGCGGGCGACTTCAATGCACGCCAGTTGCTGGATGCCTTCATCGACAAGCGCGCTGAATGGTGGGCGGCCACGCAGGATGATGAAGAGGAGGGCGATCAGCAAAGCGTCATCTCATCCCCCTTGCGCTGGCTGGAAGACCTGTGCGGCGCCGATGCGCAGCGCGATGCGCGCCTGTCGCTGTGGGACAATCCCACGCTGGTAGCGCGCACGAGCCAGATCGCGATCCTGCTGGGGCAGGGTGGTAGCGCTAACAAGACGCGCGCGGTGGCCATCGAATCCGCCTTGACGGCCGGCCCCGCGCTGGACAATTTCGATGCGCTCTACAACCAGTTCTTCGATGACAAGGACAAGCCGCGCAAGAACGGCAAGGTCAAGTCGCTGCTGGCCGCACTGGTGCAGCACTTCGGCAGCGGCGAGGAAGCTGCGTTGACGGCCTTTGAGGAAGAGTTCAATGCCATCGGCAACGCACTGCGCAAGCTGCAGGGCCGCAGCAAGGAAAAGGCCGTGCTGCAACTCAACCGCGCCCTCTTCACCGCCGGCCGCGCCTACCTCGCCAGCTATCAGGAAGTGAAAGCCGAACAGCGCGTGCTGGACTTCGCCGACCTCGAATGGCAGGCCTACCGCCTGCTGAGCAACGAAGCCAGTGCCGCCTACCTGCAGACCCGTCTGGATGCGCGCTACAAGCACATCCTGCTGGATGAATTCCAGGACACCAATCCGCTGCAATGGTGCATCGTGCGCTGCTGGCTCGATGCCTATGGTGGCGATGCGGCCCAGCCCAGCGTGTTCGTGGTGGGCGATCCCAAGCAGTCGATCTATCGTTTCCGTCGCGCCGAACCGCGCGTGTTCGTAGCGGCGCGCGAGATGCTGCGGGCGCAAGGCGCGGCCATCCTGCGCGCCAACCAGACCCGCCGCAATGCGACGGCGGTGGTCACGGTGCTCAATCGTTCATTCGTCAAGGGAGGCAATCCGCTGTTCGCCGAACAGACCACGCTCGGCCTTGCTGGGGGCGAGGTCTGGCGCCTGCCGCTGGCGCGGCAAGATGATGGTGCAGAAAACGTCACCCCGCCTGAAACCACCGAAGAACCGGCCTCTGCCGAGGCCGCCGACGACCAGCAGGACGTCATCCCCTGGCGCAATCCGCTGACCACGCCGCGCGGCGAGGAAGACGATGCGCGCCGCCTGCTGGAAGGGCAGGCGCTGGCGCAGGCGCTGTTGAAGGCGTATCGGGAAGTGCCGGTCATCGAGGGCCGGGGCACGCGCGCCATGCGCTGGGGCGACATCATGCTGCTGGTGCGCAAGCGCACCCATCTGGCCGCCTATGAGAGCGCCTTGCGCGCGGCCGGCATTCCCTTCATTTCCGACAAGCGCGGCGGCCTGCTCGAATCGCTGGAGATTGCCGACCTGATCGCGCTGCTGACTTTTCTCATCACGCCCAACGATACGCGTGCGCTGGCCCACGTCCTCAAGAGTCCCATCATCGGGGCCGCCGATGATGACCTGGTGCAGATCGCGCGCCGCGTGGCACAGGCCGAGGGCGGCCACTGGTGGCAACACCTGCAGGCCATGCAGCAGGAGGGCGCGGGTTCGGCCGCGCTGGTGCGCGCAGTCACGCTGTTGCAGCGCTGGCTGGCGGCCGCGCCGCACCTGCCGGTGCATGACCTGCTGGACATGATCCTGCATCAGGGCGAACTGGTGGCGCGCTATGCCCAGCATGCCTCGCCGCTCACGCGCAGCCAGACCCTGGGCAATATCGCGGCCTTCGTCGAGCTGTCCCTGAACATGGATGCGGGCCGCTATCCCAGCCTGCCCAAGTTCATCGATGCGCTGCGCGTGCTGCAGCGTAGCTCCGGCGGCGATGCGCCCGATGAAGCCAGCGTGGACGCCAGCGCCGACGCCGTGCGCATCCTCACCGTGCACAGCGCCAAGGGGCTGGAGGCGCCGGTGGTGGCGATCCTCGATGCCAATCACAGCGATTCGGTCGAAGACAACCTCGGCATCCTCTGCGCCTGGCCGCAGGACCAGGATGCGCCGACCCATTTCTCCGCCTTCGGCCGCCGCAGCGAACGCGGCTGCGCGCGCGACGCGCTGTTCGAGGAAGAGGAGATCCTGAAGGCGCAGGAGGACTGGAACCTGCTCTATGTCGCCATCACACGTGCCAAGCAATTGCTGCTGGTGTCGGGCGTAGCCGGCACGCGCGGTGCGGACGCGGATGGGGTGGTGGAGGGCAGCTGGTACCAGCGCCTCTTCGCCAGCGATGCGCCGGTCCGCGAGATCAGCGAGGAAGCGGTCCACGGCGCGGATGCGGCGCTGGTCGAGGAACAGTTCCCGCTGGCACTGTTCGATCCCAGGCCGGTGCCGATGTCTCTGTTCGGTCCAACGCAGGACGATGAGGATGCGCTGCCCGAGGTCGATGTCGATGGCACCCTGGTCAGCACCGAAGCCATTGATGAAGGCGTGGCCCTGCATGCGTTGCTGGAACGTCTCACGCATGGCAACGCATGGCCGCTGCACTTGCCGTCACCCTCTGCACTGGTGCGCTGGCTGGGCATTTCCGCGGAGATGGCGCAGGTGGTGCATGCGCAGGCCCGCG includes:
- a CDS encoding UvrD-helicase domain-containing protein; amino-acid sequence: MSAADKQPAAYEVNGEAVEAAVFTRAACDPRHSVVVEACAGSGKTWLLVARMLRLLLAGAQAPELLAITFTRKAAQEMRERLLELLHELALANDADAATLLRERGVAEADLPRLLPLARGLYERILSSEQSLSIDTFHSWFARLLQIAPLASGVPHGYTLTEKNGELLDEAYRRFMQKLADPDGAPIKAALLELYELAGDFNARQLLDAFIDKRAEWWAATQDDEEEGDQQSVISSPLRWLEDLCGADAQRDARLSLWDNPTLVARTSQIAILLGQGGSANKTRAVAIESALTAGPALDNFDALYNQFFDDKDKPRKNGKVKSLLAALVQHFGSGEEAALTAFEEEFNAIGNALRKLQGRSKEKAVLQLNRALFTAGRAYLASYQEVKAEQRVLDFADLEWQAYRLLSNEASAAYLQTRLDARYKHILLDEFQDTNPLQWCIVRCWLDAYGGDAAQPSVFVVGDPKQSIYRFRRAEPRVFVAAREMLRAQGAAILRANQTRRNATAVVTVLNRSFVKGGNPLFAEQTTLGLAGGEVWRLPLARQDDGAENVTPPETTEEPASAEAADDQQDVIPWRNPLTTPRGEEDDARRLLEGQALAQALLKAYREVPVIEGRGTRAMRWGDIMLLVRKRTHLAAYESALRAAGIPFISDKRGGLLESLEIADLIALLTFLITPNDTRALAHVLKSPIIGAADDDLVQIARRVAQAEGGHWWQHLQAMQQEGAGSAALVRAVTLLQRWLAAAPHLPVHDLLDMILHQGELVARYAQHASPLTRSQTLGNIAAFVELSLNMDAGRYPSLPKFIDALRVLQRSSGGDAPDEASVDASADAVRILTVHSAKGLEAPVVAILDANHSDSVEDNLGILCAWPQDQDAPTHFSAFGRRSERGCARDALFEEEEILKAQEDWNLLYVAITRAKQLLLVSGVAGTRGADADGVVEGSWYQRLFASDAPVREISEEAVHGADAALVEEQFPLALFDPRPVPMSLFGPTQDDEDALPEVDVDGTLVSTEAIDEGVALHALLERLTHGNAWPLHLPSPSALVRWLGISAEMAQVVHAQAREVLAQPQLERFFNPALHRWARNEMEIVAPSGVLRLDRVVMFDDEVWVLDYKRRLLDSERADYAAQLARYRSALVSVFSDKRIRSALITADGILTEH